The stretch of DNA AATCAAAGGTAGCTAAGGAAATTCCATTTGAAAGTCAAGAGGCTGAAAAATCTCCTTGGAGAGACTGTCTTTGGATGTTGTATTTCAAGTCACTGTGAGAACTTTCTAGATTAAATCCACCTTTTCCCAGCAAAAATACACTTTATAGAGTAGTATTTCTTCTTGTAATTGAGATTACATGTGTGATACAGGAAAGCAAGCTTATGCAGATTGTTCACTAATGACATTTTCAGACTGTAACGTAAATCCGAGAAGAAATGCCCAGAATTTCTTGAACACACTGATGGGCTGACAGAGAGTTAtaaatactggaacaggttactcTTTGTcttaaacagcagcagaggaaaaaaataaatccccacCTCCCTTGTTTGAGTGAGAAAGACTTCCCATGTTTGGTCTGGCATGGCTGTCCTCTAAGTTTAGGAGGGCAGGGGATAGCTCATCTCTTACTGGTATTCTGCAGTCAGAAGTGTAGGAAGCTCTGGCAGTTGTGAGACCCATTTGTGTACCTCCAAATTCTGTCTCTACAGTGTGTTTTTACTCTACTTCCTGGAACAGGGCTGGTATTGACACCACACCTAGTCCAGGACACGCCTAAGGACACAGCCGAGTCCGTAATCTGCCATACCACAGTAATTATACATTTTTCAGCCTTAGAATATGTATTTGTGAGGTCTGGGGCTGAGgaatctttttcttccattgttgggctggtttttttctgagaacaaTAGCATATTTGAAGTGTGAAAACAATAACTTGCTTAGAGTCCAGTTCTGCACTCGCTACAGTCATTGGCAAAGTTCACACTGAGGCCTTCGGGATAAACAAACAGCAATTCCTATTTTGCCCCTCATCCTGAAATGTCCTGGGCTGATTTTAATCCTTAAAGGCCAAGAATTCCATCAACTAACTGACCTGTGGCAAAAGTAACATAGGGTAAGGGACCACAGTCACTGCTTGGGACGGCTGCCCTCATTGTCCAACTTTAGAGAGACACTAAAGCTGGACACAGTGGTTTGAGCTATGTTCTGCCAGAAGATGGAGTCTTTCTGTTACTGCAACTGTGTTCAGCTGAGGAAGCTTTTGTTGCTGCTTTACATGTTACTTCTGCTTGGTCCATAAAAAAGGGCTTCAACTGTTTAAGATGGATGCTGCTCCTCAACAACTTGATGAAGCAGAGTTGTTTCTGCATGTGAAGACTGAGCATTTCCATGAACTTGAAGGTGTGAAAATAGGAGATGAAACTTACATAGCTAAGTATTAGTCACACACATGAATTTTCAGTCCAGTATCTGCAGAATGAACCCACCTGTTAATGAGGCGATATCTCTTACAAGCTTCAAGACTGAatccaaacaaaatgaaattgaTAGAAACAGATACACTGATTTCACAAGTATCAGGTTCCTTATCTACATGACTGTTTTCATCCACAGTCATTCTGATTCAAAATTAATGttgaaaacagtatttattCTTCTTCACCATTGTTACTTGCAGGCAAAAGTGATAAAACGACCACCAACAGTGATTTGTTACATATGTGGTCGTGAGTATGGAACAAAATCTATTAGTATTCATGAACCACAATGCCTGAAAAAATGGCACCAGGAGAATGACAACCTACCCAAGCACTTGAGAAGGCCAGAACCTAAAAAGCCTGAAGTCAGAATTGTGCAAGGTAAGATACATACTAAATTAAGATATGGGACGAAGAAAGTGggaggaacaaaagaaaaaaaaaaggtaatttaaagTAGTAGATAAACAGTTTGCAAGaacttctttcttcagtttacTTGTTTTAAGCTTTTTATTAAGTATCCAGTTATTCTGTAAAGCATCCGTGAGAAGTAAGAGTAGTCACTGACTCTGGAACATGGCTCCTGGGGCAGTCCCCTTTATGTGTCAGTATGTTCTGAATCAAAACACTGCATCACTACTTTTTGACTCCTTTCAACACTGTAGATAGGTATGTTTTGAAATAAGCAAAAACATCCAAGAATAATGTGCAGACTTGACACATAcagtcattaaaataaaataccctCAGGCAACATAGGTATAGATGCTTCAGCTATGTTCTTCTACAGTCAACATCCAGTGGATGTTATTGAtcccttttatttaaaattattagcaACTTTCATTGTGAGATATTATAATATAAACAcggtggagaaaaaaatacaggtagtaaaaaaaaaaatttaattctgcCAATTTGGTATGTTTGTGTTGTGGATTCTGTTTTGTAAGATTCCACTTCTTTGAATCAACAAACACTTATGatccccagcacccacagagaTAGGCTCTGGTATGTATTCCAGGGGGGATGTACTCACTGTAGGATCAAAAACAAAGCCTTATCTGTGCGTTGCCCGGAAGCTGTTCCCAGCACTTCCCTATTCCCATGTAAAGttatttcaccttttcttctggATGCTTTCCCTGGCCCTGCCAGCTGGTCTGAGCTACTTTGGGCCAAGTTTGGACCACTTCCTCACAGGCATTTAATCCACACatgcttttttttatattcccCATAATTTCCCTCAGCTTCCCCTAATGTCTGGAAAAGTAGACAAAGTCTGCTACAACTCACTGTGAAGGAGTCATACACTAGGTCAGTTTACAGCAGTATAAAGAAATATGTCCTCAGAAGACACACAGAGGAGAGCAGGATCATGGAAAACACTAAACAGCTGttcaaaataataatcaaaGATCAAATAATATCAAATCAGAACTTGGTTAACAGATGCCAAGTGGCAGAGTTGAATCTGCAGTAAAAGATATGTTCAAAAGATGTTTTCATTGTATTTGCTCTTTTAGATGTTAAACACTTTTTAGTTATTACACATTTTGGGGTAAAACAGATTGGAGAAAATGAGAATTCCATGTGAAAGAGAAGGATGCAAAAGGAcaaatctgggttttttttaaatacactgttCTTATTTTGAAGGAGTGGAAGCAGAAAGACAGCAATTCTTTGAGAAAACAGTCTAGCAGAAAGCTCCCAGATATGAATCAGAAAGTTGTCTTATGCAGTGAGTCATATCAGGCGCCTCTCATCTCCTGTGAAGTGTTGTGTGCCCATGGTTCCCCAGGGGACATTGACCTGCTTCCAGCATATGTCCCCAAATGCCTGCTGATGCAAGCCTGATCAGTTCTGTACCTTGAGCTAAAATTTTTGTTCCCCCTGCAGTTGCCTCATACTTCTGGCCTCAAGAAAATAATCTCAGTGTTGTTCTTTTTCCATAAGAGTTACTCTCGATCATCTGGTAAATGCTATAACTGACCTTGAGACCACATGCATGTACTGCATGTTTCACAGTTTCTCAGCTCAGGGAGAAGGGATTACCCCTGTTGTTGAATGAAACAAATGTTGTTGAATGTTCAAAAAAAGCTCAGAAATCTTAACTGCTTACATAAAACTTTTTATAACGTACAtaaatctttttctgaaaactcaAGTGTCACGGGAAGACAACCACTGCCTTCATTacacagtgttttgtttatGGAATGCCTAACACATGCCTGCAAGGAGAAAGTCatctctcttccccccccccttttttttttgtattccatAAACTCACCAAAgtacagaaaatacacattcaTTTCCTGCAAGCAAAGGGGATATTTATCTCagccaagaaaagaaacactacTTGGTTGCTCTTCTAACAAAAAGAACATTAGGAACAGGCATATTAAGAGATCTAAGGCTTATTGTGGTTATGTGAACCATTGGATATGAATCATATTAAAATTGTATGGGCCTTTAATGAAGGACTCTATCATGTGCCAGTGACAGAAaccatggaattttttttaaatgcacgaatgcctttcttttaaaaattgtgcaCTGCtaaaagttcaaagaaaaaaccagatttttaaatctttctctgTATTGTCATACTATTTGAGAAGGGTGAAGCAAATACATCTTCAAGccatgtggatttttttctacatgTACTTCAAATGAAAACTCTAAAGAACTAAATCCAGGTATTAAGCAACCTGCCTGGCCTTTTTGCAAATCAGTTTGAGACAATAGTATGTGAAACGAAAAGTCAATTTCAAGATGAAAgtaaacaagattttttttttatacccaaataaaatcttgaaaataCATCTGAGTGTTTGAAGAATGCTCCCGTGTTTTCTAAGCAGTCATTCTTCCCACAGTGGAAAATAACTGAGGGTAAGACTGGATTAGTGTTTAGATCACAATAGATGCATCAGTGCAATGACCTCACAGGAAGTTGTGGCTTAAAAGTACTGTAGGTTTTGTCTGTAAGGTTTTGGGCTTATCTAAGATTTACTCCAATTTTTAGCAAAACTTGCATAAACTTCAATGGGAAGAAAATTGAGCCTCTTGTCCAGAGCAGTGCAAAGAGCATATTCTCAAGTATGATACGTTCCCGCCCATAGCCATGGTCAGATAACACATGTTCATTAAACAGAACTTGAAATGAAGCCAAAAAGTGAACTTGCTGATAATAGTATGTGTGTAAAGATGTTAGTATTTAACTTAGAATGCACATCATAACACACAGCATGATGTTTTCTCTGTACTCTCATACAATACAAAATTATTCAGTTTGAAGTTAATTTAATTCAACCCCTGGGACAAAAAACAGAttcttttttatgtattttttactcttttgcttctttcttttctttttcatttgcaaaagcaaTATGGTTTGGTTAAACTGAAAGGCTCAGTCAACAggtatttcctgaaaatattttccataaagaGTTGAATGTGAGTCTCCAGAATGAAAGCTgatactttctttttctaattttccagCCAAAGGTTTCTATGATCTTGATTCTTTAAATGAGGCAGCCTGGAGCAGCGCCCAGACCCAGCTAGTTCCATGTGATATTTGTGGGCGTACTTTTCTTCCAGACAGACTGATCGTCCACCAGAGGTCCTGTAAACCAAAACCTGCAAAGTGAAGTGGATGtaacatacatacatacaaatGCACGCCTGCTAACACACAAACACGCATGTTTATCCTAAGCTCAGTAAaatgtgtgtgcgtgtgtgtgtgtatgtgtgtgtgtgtgtgtgtgtgtgtgtgtgtgtttgtgtgtatgtgtgtgtgtgtgtgcatgaagGCACACACATGCACCCTTACCTTTCAGACAAACcaccagagaaataaaattcagctgAGAGGCACAGCCATCAAAACTGTAGTGTGTAATCATATCATGTGCTCCAGAAGTCTCTAGAGTAAAAATCAGCAGTTGCTACCAAAGGATAAGGTCAAATACAGAACATTATTTCCTTGATAATGTTGTTTCCTCTCTACCAAAGACTTCTCTGGTTAGTGTAAGGAACTGTAGCTGAACTTGACTAATCAGAGAAACCAAGTAGCTCCTTTaattgtttgttcatttttgttAAAGTTTTTGGAGTTTTATGGGAGGGAGGTGGTGTCTTTGTCCATTTTCAGCACAAGACTATTCAAGGACTCCCACTCAGAACTTAAATCCAGGGAGCACTCCAGGGTTCATATCCTTGTGTGACAGTGCATCATGAAGACCTTGACTGCTACAAGTGAAACATTCCCATATAAAGGGACCTGGTCATGGACCATAGAAGCAGAAATTGGCTGCTTCTAGAAAAGACCCCAGAAATGCCCTCTTCTTGGAGCATTTTGTGCTTAAGAATGATGCTGACCATTTGATTTATCCTCAGCTCAGTAAACTGATCATGCTAAAAATATAAGTCAGAGAAGCATATCTTTGTCATGAACTTTGTaaaaggaaacatatttttatttcaagataaAACATGCATAGTGTCTCAGATGGTTGGCATAAAATACCACCCTGCCCTCTGTACCAAATGTGGCCATAACAGTGCCAGTATTGGCAAGAAGGGTAGGTATACTACAATAAAGCTGCGGGGAAGGTGTTTGATGGTGCTATTTTGTTATGTAGAAGAATCAGTGCCAAAACACATCAGTGAATAGGCTAAAAACATAGAGGAAGTAATACTCACTTTTACAAGGTACAGCAGAgagtaattattattattttacttactCTGTAGCATTTTATTAAGTGGTGAGGTTATTCAAAAGGTATGACAAAATCCAGTACAAGTTGTGGAACAGCAATCTATGCTTCCTGATATTATGAAAGAAACTGTATATCATGTATGTTTTTGTCTGCGGGCTTAAGGCCCATAATTGTCTGTTAAGTATTGTGTGTTCAATGTGACTTTTCTCAGAGCGTTCACACTTACTACTGTACTTAAAAATCAGATGAAGTGGATGCCTTCATACACACTAAAATGAAATATGGGTACCAGCAacttttcttttccaagctaTCAAGCTGTGTGATTTGTGGAATAAGTGAAATAAGAAGTAATATCATTGTTCTGTTATTAGAGAAATGCTCCTGGTTCCAGCCCTGGCGGTCTGTTAATTCAGACTGGAGTGGTACCAGCATTCTTTggtgaaaataatttccaaaacaATCAATGGTACCTCAGCAGCCCTTTCATCTTCAGAATGAGGATTGTATAGTCTGAAGATAGATATCTTCAGGAGTCAAAGGTTCAGTTTCTGTTCTACAGAACAAAGCTGTATAAACCCTGCAGATCTGTCCTTGCTAGTGTCTCCAAACATGAgaagtgctggcagagctggaccAGTGTCATCCCTCCTCCTTTTGGCTGGGAGAAGGCATGTGGCCTGAGGAAAGAAGAACTAGGGCACTGTTTTGTGATTGTTAAACTGGCTACTTGGAGCTGTTGGCAGGCAACATACACTGTGAGACCCTGAGGCTGTTCTAAGTCACACCAACTGCTGGCCTGCTGACAAGTGGTTTGGTAATTGGAGGATTATGGGCGTCATACAATCTCACCTTTATGTCCCCTCTTCCAATTCTTGGAACCCACTTTCATTTCTCAGACATGATAAGCATTTTTTTGGCTACATCTCCCTCAGTGGGTCATCAAAGTTCACTAGAGTCACTTCAAGAGAAAaagcatgtttaaaaaaactaagCCTTTGCAGAGTCACTGCAGTCCTTGGCATTAAAAATTTAGCCCTTCCTTTTGGTGGGATTCAGATGTCAGAGTCTGTGTCATTCTAaaagttggactcagtgatgATTTTGAATCTGTCAGAAATTTCACCCAGaacagtttttctgtatttcattgtCAGCTCtacatgtgtattttttttattttctagaatttTATCCCAGAAAGTGATAAAATCTGCCTGATGAGCTGAGCTGAATGTTTATAAACAACAGAGAAAGTACCAATATTAACTGTACTTTTAATGCGCTGTTGTTACCCAGAAATACCATTGTATGGGAGCTTCTGAAACCATAAGTCTGGAGTATGGTTTTCAGGTCAGCTTTTACAAAAGTCAAATGAGGAATTGGTAAATTAAGAGCTGCCTCTGCTAATACGTGAttgctgctgagctctgaaTTTAACATGGGATTTGACAAATGGTGAGTCAAGTCAGCACTGGGCTGTGAGGGCTGATGGTGAGACAGGAGCACGCAGAAACTCAGGAGGAGGCAACAGCCCTCAGAAGGATCTCAAAGATTGTACAGTCCCCTTCCCTCCACAAGTTTGTGGGTACAATGATTTCCAAAATATgtagaaatataaaaagcacTGACATAGAAGTGCATATTGTTCCATTTCAAAGACTCTCACTCACATCCCCAGGTTACTctgtgatatggtttgaagctggctccctgccaagtctccaaaccttaccaccagaagccccccccccccaaaacctcagggagaagagggagagaaaaaaaaactaaccaactaagaaaaacccgaaacgagagagagacagctaaagtgatatatataaatatat from Chiroxiphia lanceolata isolate bChiLan1 chromosome Z, bChiLan1.pri, whole genome shotgun sequence encodes:
- the LOC116781037 gene encoding zinc finger protein 474 produces the protein MSGAASAAQAKVIKRPPTVICYICGREYGTKSISIHEPQCLKKWHQENDNLPKHLRRPEPKKPEVRIVQAKGFYDLDSLNEAAWSSAQTQLVPCDICGRTFLPDRLIVHQRSCKPKPAK